In the Euphorbia lathyris chromosome 5, ddEupLath1.1, whole genome shotgun sequence genome, one interval contains:
- the LOC136231054 gene encoding uncharacterized protein, with product MIQLLYFVLFVEGLVAFLLLVKIGPLRELVIKSLDQVKMGKGPATVKTVAATMSVILLSNLMSIIKIQNKGAKLGTMSPMDQVLWRTHLLEASLMGFTLFLGFLIDRMHHYLSKLIALRSNIGSSKEEFEKLTKEKMQLKEKEEKASKEMKLLKEQNLNLSETVKKLKTENEEKVKQIETAEAHVVSLQKQSADLLLEYDRLLEENQNLQVQGLGYKK from the exons ATGATTCAGTTGTTATATTTTGTTCTGTTTGTTGAGGGGCTTGTGGCATTCTTATTGCTTGTAAAGATTGGTCCTTTGAGAGAGCTTGTGATAAAGAGTTTGGATCAGGTGAAAATGGGAAAAGGTCCAGCTACTGTTAAAACAGTTGCTGCTACTATGTCTGTGATTCTACTCTCTAATCTTATGAGCATTATTAAGATCCAAAACAAAGGTGCAAAGCTTGGAACTATGTCACCCATGGATCAAGTTCTTTGGAGAACTCACTTGCTTGAGGCCTCACTTATGG GTTTCACCCTGTTTCTCGGGTTCCTAATTGATCGTATGCACCATTACCTGTCAAAACTTATTGCATTGAGGAGTAACATTGGATCTTCAAAAGAGGAATTTGAAAAGCTAACAAAAGAGAAAATGCAGCTTAAAGAGAAGGAAGAGAAAGCTTCCAAGGAGATGAAGCTTCTAAAGGAACAAAATCTTAACCTATCAGAGACGGTAAAGAAGCTGAAGACGGAAAACGAAGAGAAGGTTAAGCAGATTGAAACAGCAGAAGCGCATGTTGTTTCGCTTCAGAAACAATCTGCTGACCTATTACTTGAATACGACAGACTGTTAGAAGAGAACCAAAATCTTCAGGTTCAAGGTCTGGGATACAAGAAGTAA
- the LOC136231146 gene encoding putative pentatricopeptide repeat-containing protein At3g25060, mitochondrial, translating into MPSIAWPKRLKILLVACKHSVSISQIHALMLTTGVSCNSNYICPLITSYANINNLICARRVFDKLSHRGVSAWNSMIIAYSRRNNPNEVLNLYFEMRNEGVKPDSSTFTVTLKACSTLTDLEAGERIWRQAVEFGYGYDVFVGSSILNLYANCGKMDEAKFVFDRMVKKDVVIWTNMIKGFVQSGQALEAIDIYRRMQKERIEGDEVALVSLVQACGSIGDPKFGLSVHGYMIRKEMPANDVLLQTSLVNMYAKNGQMELAFRAFMEMPFKSVVSWGALISGFAQNGFAGNALAMLVEMQKFGFRPDSVSIISSLLACSQLGYLKLGKSLHGCIVRRLQFEEVLGTALIDMYAKCGATPFARTLFDQIESKDLILWNAMIGSYGIHGDGKEALSLFHKMSETNISPDHVTFASLLSALSHSGLVEEGQYCYHVMVNEYKIEPHEKHYACMVDLLSRAGGVEEAYQIIESMHIKPGVAIWVALLSGCHNYRKISIGEMAAKKILESNPDDLGIYVLVSNFFSMAEKWDEVAVLKKIMKNTGMRKVPGYSVVEVNGKYQAFLMEDKNHHRYEDILQVLDILGNEMRAIRHIPETEFGFAVLKK; encoded by the coding sequence ATGCCGTCAATAGCCTGGCCAAAACGCCTGAAAATTCTCCTCGTAGCTTGCAAACACAGCGTATCCATATCCCAAATCCACGCTCTCATGCTCACTACTGGTGTCTCCTGCAATTCGAATTATATTTGTCCCCTAATCACCTCGTATGCCAATATCAATAATCTCATTTGCGCCCGCCGGGTATTCGACAAATTGTCGCACAGAGGGGTCAGTGCATGGAATTCGATGATCATCGCTTATTCGCGCAGAAACAACCCAAATGAAGTTCTAAACCTTTACTTCGAAATGCGCAATGAGGGAGTAAAACCTGATAGCTCCACTTTCACTGTTACACTCAAGGCTTGTTCAACTTTGACGGATTTAGAAGCGGGGGAGCGAATCTGGCGTCAGGCAGTGGAGTTTGGATACGGGTATGATGTGTTTGTTGGGTCATCGATTTTGAATTTGTACGCTAATTGTGGAAAGATGGATGAAGCAAAGTTTGTGTTTGATAGGATGGTGAAAAAAGATGTTGTGATTTGGACTAATATGATAAAAGGATTTGTGCAAAGTGGGCAGGCGTTGGAAGCTATTGATATTTATAGAAGAATGCAAAAGGAGAGAATTGAAGGAGATGAAGTTGCTTTGGTGAGTTTGGTTCAGGCTTGTGGTAGTATTGGGGATCCAAAATTCGGGCTTTCTGTTCATGGATATATGATTAGGAAAGAAATGCCTGCAAATGATGTCCTCCTTCAAACTAGCCTTGTAAATATGTATGCTAAGAATGGACAAATGGAGCTCGCTTTTCGTGCCTTCATGGAGATGCCGTTTAAGAGTGTTGTATCTTGGGGAGCATTGATTTCTGGCTttgctcaaaatggttttgcAGGAAATGCTCTTGCTATGCTGGTTGAGATGCAGAAATTTGGATTCAGACCGGATTCAGTTTCAATTATTAGTTCACTTTTAGCATGCTCACAATTAGGCTACTTGAAATTGGGGAAATCCTTACATGGATGTATTGTTAGAAGGCTTCAGTTTGAGGAAGTTTTAGGTACTGCTTTGATTGATATGTATGCAAAATGTGGAGCAACACCATTTGCACGCACCTTATTTGATCAGATAGAATCTAAGGACTTAATACTGTGGAATGCTATGATCGGAAGCTATGGAATCCATGGAGATGGGAAAGAAGCTCTCTCCCTATTCCATAAGATGAGCGAAACGAACATAAGTCCAGATCATGTAACTTTTGCTTCTCTTCTCTCAGCTCTTAGCCACTCAGGTCTAGTAGAAGAAGGTCAATATTGTTATCATGTCATGGTTAATGAATATAAGATCGAGCCACATGAGAAGCATTATGCTTGTATGGTTGATCTTTTGAGTCGGGCAGGAGGTGTGGAAGAAGCTTATCAGATAATAGAATCAATGCACATTAAACCAGGGGTTGCCATTTGGGTTGCTCTTTTGTCTGGTTGCCATAATTATAGAAAAATATCAATTGGAGAGATGGCAGCAAAAAAGATTCTTGAGTCCAATCCTGATGACTTGGGAATTTATGTTTTGGTCTCAAACTTCTTTTCTATGGCAGAAAAGTGGGATGAAGTTGCTGTTTTGAAGAAGATCATGAAAAATACAGGGATGAGAAAAGTACCTGGTTATAGTGTTGTAGAGGTAAATGGAAAGTATCAAGCTTTTCTAATGGAAGACAAGAACCACCACAGATATGAAGACATCTTGCAAgtattagatatattgggtaaTGAGATGAGAGCCATCAGACACATCCCAGAGACTGAGTTCGGTTTCGCggtattgaaaaaataa